A window from Methylococcus mesophilus encodes these proteins:
- a CDS encoding dihydrofolate reductase family protein — MSQLRMACFSLSLDGFAAGPEQSLENPMGFGGMDLHEWVLPTATCQQQLYGKEAGATGTDNDFAARGLRNIGAWILGRNMFGPIRGPWPDEHWKGWWGDNSPYHTPVFVLTHHPRAPIAMAGGTTFHFVTEGIHAALERARAAAGGMDVRLGGGVATARQYLRAGLVDELHLAYAPVLLGSGESLFSGINMRSLGYQCVEHAATDKATHVVLRKI, encoded by the coding sequence ATGAGTCAGTTGCGCATGGCGTGTTTCAGTCTGTCCCTTGATGGATTCGCCGCCGGGCCGGAACAGAGCCTGGAAAATCCCATGGGTTTCGGGGGAATGGATCTGCACGAGTGGGTCTTGCCGACCGCGACGTGTCAGCAGCAGTTGTACGGCAAGGAAGCGGGCGCCACCGGAACAGACAACGATTTCGCCGCGCGCGGACTCCGGAACATCGGCGCGTGGATCCTGGGCCGCAATATGTTCGGTCCGATTCGCGGCCCTTGGCCGGACGAGCACTGGAAAGGCTGGTGGGGCGACAACTCGCCGTACCATACGCCGGTCTTCGTGTTGACACATCATCCGCGTGCGCCCATCGCGATGGCAGGCGGCACGACTTTTCACTTCGTCACGGAAGGAATCCATGCGGCGCTGGAGCGCGCCAGAGCGGCGGCAGGCGGCATGGATGTGCGCCTGGGTGGTGGAGTGGCAACGGCCCGGCAGTACTTGCGGGCTGGCTTGGTCGACGAACTCCATCTCGCCTACGCGCCGGTTCTGCTCGGTTCAGGGGAGAGTCTGTTCTCGGGTATCAACATGCGCTCGCTCGGCTATCAATGCGTAGAACATGCGGCTACCGACAAGGCAACTCACGTTGTCCTCAGAAAAATATGA
- a CDS encoding YciI family protein, whose translation MAKYLISFPSAAMVVPDGEWEAVSRDAHAVIDEAKAAGVYVFGGGIDEDVPPVLVAADGAVAEGGYPWAPPLDGGFTVLELPSRKEAVAWAARIAKSCRCDQELRVFQFDPQS comes from the coding sequence ATGGCCAAGTACCTGATCTCCTTTCCCAGCGCTGCGATGGTCGTGCCCGACGGCGAGTGGGAGGCGGTAAGCCGGGACGCGCACGCCGTAATCGACGAGGCGAAAGCCGCCGGCGTCTACGTCTTCGGCGGAGGCATCGACGAAGATGTGCCGCCCGTGCTCGTCGCGGCCGACGGCGCGGTCGCCGAGGGCGGCTACCCGTGGGCGCCCCCGCTCGACGGCGGCTTCACCGTGCTCGAACTGCCCTCGCGCAAGGAGGCCGTCGCGTGGGCTGCGCGCATCGCGAAGTCCTGCCGCTGCGACCAGGAGCTGCGCGTCTTCCAGTTCGACCCGCAGTCCTGA
- a CDS encoding YciI family protein, with protein MTQYFVAIHHPDDYDPSVAEDEAMSRDIDALNDEMKAAGVRVFVGGLRPASSAKSLRTQPNGQVLISDGPYLETTEHVGGFWVLEAGDLDEALTWGRKAAVACRAPVEVRPFN; from the coding sequence ATGACCCAATATTTTGTTGCTATTCACCACCCCGACGACTACGACCCGTCGGTCGCAGAGGACGAAGCGATGTCCCGCGATATTGACGCGCTCAACGATGAAATGAAGGCTGCGGGCGTCAGGGTCTTCGTAGGCGGCCTGCGACCGGCAAGCAGCGCGAAGTCTCTGCGGACGCAGCCTAATGGTCAGGTGCTCATCAGCGACGGACCCTATCTGGAGACCACGGAGCATGTCGGCGGTTTTTGGGTGCTGGAAGCCGGTGACCTGGACGAGGCGCTGACGTGGGGGCGCAAGGCCGCCGTCGCCTGTCGGGCGCCGGTAGAGGTGCGCCCGTTTAACTGA
- a CDS encoding VOC family protein, whose protein sequence is MSKPAKNTICLWYDGDAEDAARFYARTFPDSSVGAVHRAPGDFPSGTKGDVLTVEFTVMGIPCLGLNGGPAFRHNEAFSFQVATADQAETDRYWNAIIGNGGQESGCGWCKDKWGLSWQITPIVLTKAVTDPDRAAAKRAFDAMMQMKKIDIAAIEAARCG, encoded by the coding sequence ATGAGTAAGCCAGCAAAGAATACGATTTGCCTCTGGTACGATGGCGATGCCGAGGACGCGGCGCGGTTTTATGCCAGGACCTTTCCCGATTCATCCGTCGGCGCGGTGCACCGCGCACCGGGAGACTTTCCGTCCGGGACGAAAGGAGATGTGTTGACGGTCGAGTTCACCGTGATGGGCATTCCCTGCCTCGGGCTCAATGGCGGACCCGCATTCAGGCACAACGAAGCGTTCTCGTTTCAGGTCGCAACCGCCGACCAAGCCGAAACGGATCGCTACTGGAACGCGATCATCGGCAACGGCGGCCAGGAGAGCGGGTGCGGCTGGTGCAAGGATAAATGGGGTTTGTCCTGGCAGATTACGCCGATAGTCCTGACGAAAGCGGTCACCGATCCCGATCGCGCTGCTGCCAAGCGCGCATTCGATGCGATGATGCAGATGAAGAAGATCGACATCGCTGCAATCGAGGCGGCGCGCTGCGGTTGA